CCCGTGTGCGGATGCGGTAGGGTTGACCTGCGCGATCACGCGGGTTCGACCGCGCGAGCCGCATCGGGACGTGGCGCAGCTTGGTAGCGCACTTGACTGGGGGTCAAGGGGTCGCAGGTTCAAATCCTGTCGTCCCGACTCGTAAGAGTCACAGGTCAGAGGTCGTATCGGAGGAATCCGACACGGCCTCTTGACCGTTGGTCGTGCCGACGTAGGTGCTACGACAAGACCGAGCCGTCCACCTTGCTGGGCGCCACGTCGCTGCCGTTCTCATCGGTCGGCAAGGTGATCCCACCGCAGCGCCCTGCATTCCAGAAATCGGCGTAGCGGCCGCCGCGGCGCAGCAACTCGTCGTGGGCGCCCTTCTCCACGATCCGGCCGCCGTCCAGAAAGACGACGTGATCGGCGCGTTGGACGGTTCGCATCCGGTGCGCGACCATCACCACCGTCCGGCCGGCCATCAGGCGCTCGATGCCCTCGTGGACGGCTGCCTCGTTCACCGGGTCCAGTGCGGAGGTCACCTCGTCCAGCAGCACGATGGGCGCGTTCTTCCCAGCGGCCGGCTCCGGCACGCCGGGGAAGCGCAGTGGGTCCACGTCGACCAGGAGCAGGGGCGCGCCGGTGTCCAGCCCGACGAGCTGGTGTGCCGCCCGCCACCGTGGTCGACCACGCATGGCGTGGTCGAGGACGTCACCCACCCCCCGATGAGGTGACGTCCTCGACCGCTCCCCCGGCGCCGGACTGTGGCTCAGATGTCCGCGCGGCGGATCCGTGCCGTCACCAGCACATCACCGCCGTCTCGCCGGAACCCCAGGCGGAGTACAGGCGTACGCGGACGAAGTAGCGGCGGCCCTTGACGAGCCGGGCGCTGATCGTGGCGTTGTGCGGAGCTCCACCGTCGTCCTGCCCGGCGAGGTAGCGGGGTTCCCCGTCCCGCTCCTCGAAGACCACGACGACGGCGTCGCTGTCGCCGAAGGTGCCCAGCGTGTACGTGCGGGTCTGAGGCGGGTCGACGACGAAGTCGGCCTGTTCGCCCGGCCCGAGACCGAGCGGTGCCGAGCGGAACGGCACCAGCGCGGGCGGGCCCCCCGGATGCGCAGGCGGATACCAGCGGAGCGCGAACTCCTTGTCGGCGGCGGACAGGGTGCCGGGCGGGTTGAGACCCGCACGGTACTGCTCCGGCTCCAGGACCAGGCCCGACGAGAACGGATACTCCATGATCGACTGTGGGTCCCAGACGGAGCCGTTGACCTCGTCCGGGTCGAGCTTGCGCAGGATGTTGTAGTGCGTCCGCTCCCGGCTCCAGTGGTTGGGCGGACCCGCCAGTTCGGCGTACACGGCCTCGTCGTCCCAGTGGATGCCGGCGAACGGGCTCTGGTGCTCGTGCAGCATGCCGAGCGCGTGCCCGATCTCGTGCAGGGCCGTCCCGCGCTCCCCGGGCGCGGTCAGGTCCCAGCCGAAGTTCATGGTGCGCTCGTGCCGGCCGGCCAGCAGCGCGTCCCGGCCCACCGCCGACCAGGAGCCGGCGCCGAGCTGGAACCCGATGCGCAGTTCGGCCTCCGAGCGGTCGTCGACCTCGGCGAAGGTGATGCCGATGCCGAGGTCCTGCCATTCTTGGAAGCACTCGCGCACGACGTCCCGCTGCTCCTTGGCACCGGCCCACGACACGCGCCGCGTCATCCCCGTCCCCGGCACGGGGATGACGGACGCGTCGGTGTCACGGTCGAAGAAGCAGTAGTGCAGGACCGTGCCGTTGACCCACCTCCGCCGCCCGCTCGCGAGCGCGCTCAGCCGCTCGGCCGCCAGCCCCGGTGCGAAGGCGGGCGCCGGCGCCTGTGCCAGCGAGCAGTAGCGTGCGGTCATGGCCACAGCCTGCCCCGCGGCCGGTCCCGGGCGCCTGAGTCGGGGGCTACTCAAGTCGCCCTGTATCAGAAGTGAGTAGCCGCGCTCATGCATGTGTGACGACTTACGAACGGGACGCGACGACGCTGGAGCTGCCCTGGCCGTTCGCCGGGCGGGAGGACGAACTGGAGCTGGTCCGCCGGTCCCTGGCCGGCGGACGCCGCGGCATGGTGGTGACGGGCCCGGCGGGCTGCGGCAAGACCCGCCTCGTCACCGAGGCGATCCGCGGCACCGACTGCGCCCGGGCGGCGGGAACGCCCGAGAGCCGGGCCATCCCCTTCGCCGCGTTCGCCCATCTGCTGCCCGAGGCGGTCACCCTGCACCGCGCGGTCCAGCTGCTGTCGGGCGTACGGATGTTGGTCGTGGACGACGCCCAGCTGCTCGACGACGCCTCCGCCGCCCTGGTCCACCAGCTCGCCGTGCACGGCCGCACCCGTCTGCTGGTCGTCGCCACGGACGGCACCGCGATACCCGGCGCGATCTCCCGGTTGTGGACCGGTGAACTGCTGCCGCGTCTCGCCCTGGAACGGCTGCCCGAGGAGGAGACCGCGCAGCTGCTCACCGCCGGGGCCGGCCCCCTCGAACCGCTGACCGTCAACCGGTTGCTGCGCCTGAGCCAGGGCGACCTGCGGCTGCTGCGCGAGCTGCTGGGTGCCGTTCGCGGGCTGCTGACCCCCGTGCCGGGCACCGGCGAACGGGCGTGGCGGGGCCCGGTGCCGCTGACCACGGCCGTCCGCGAACGCACCGCCCGTGTCCTCGGCCGCACCTGCCCGCTCGAACGGGAGACCCTCGACCGCCTCGCCTTCGCCGAACCCCTGTCGCCGACCCTGGACGACCTGGACCTCGGGGCCCTCGAAGTCCTGGAGTCCGACGACCTGATCGAGGTCGACGACCTGGGCGGCGTCCGCCTCGCCCACCCCCTCCACGGCCCGGTGCTCAGGGCAGCGGCGGGCCGGCTGCGCGCGCGCCGGCTGTCCCGGACACCGGACGCGTACGCCGCCGCCCTCGACGCCGAGTCGGCCGCACTGGCCCGCCGGATCGACCAGGACGACGTACGGGCGATGCCCACGCCGGTGGGGGAATGGCTGGTCGACGAAGGCGGCCCGCTGACCGGCCGGTACGCCGCCGCACGCGCCCGTTTCGCCCGGTTGCGGGGCGAGTTGAGGGAGGCGGCGGCCTGGGCGAGGGAGGGCCTGCGGGGCGATCCCGAGGACGCGTCGTGCCGGGAGGAACTCGCCCGCTCCTGCGCACCGGTGGACAGCCGGGGGGACCTGGACCTCGAAGCCCTCGCCGACCCCTACGACGCCGTCCGCCTCGGCGTCCCCGAGAAGGTCATCGACCGGCTGACCGGCGTGTTCGCCCGGCACGCCGACGCGCTCACCCGCGCCGACGGCCCCGCCCTGGACGAGGTGGCCGAGGAACTGGAGAGGCGCGGCTTCACGCTGTTCGCCGCGGAGGCGCACGCCCAGGCCGTGCGCGCCCACCGCGATCCGAGCGCCGCCCGGCACTCCCGCACCCGGGCCGTCGCCCTGGCCCGGCGCTGCCAGGGCGCCCGCACACCCGCCCTGTCCGGGCTGGTCCTCGGCGAACTCACCGCCCGGCAACGGCAGATCGTCACCCTCGCGGCGGCGGGCCTGAGCAACCGGCAGATCGCCGAACGCCTCACCCTGTCGATCCGGACCGTCGGCAACCACTTGTACAGCGCCTACGCCCGCCTCGGCGCGAGCGACCGCGGTGCCCTGCCCTGGCTGACGGAGATCCCGCAAGCCCAGCCGGCCTGAGGCCGCACCCTGACCGGCGGCCTGACCCGAACAGGGGACGGGTCAGGCCGCCCCGAACGCCGAGAACGCCCAGCCCGTGGCCTGGTGCAGCGCGTCGCCCGGCAGGGCGGCCCGGGCGTCGCGCAGCGCCTCCGCCAGGGACAGGCCGGCCCCGAGGCCCTTGTGCAGCGCGAGCATCAGCGGCACCACGGCAGCGTCGTTGACGGGCGCGCTGCACGCCACCACCCCGGCCGTGCCGAGCGGCAGCAGCGCGGTGACCAGGCCGAGCAGTTCGTCGGCGCCGACAGAGGCGAGGAGGGCGGTGTCGCAGCAGGACAGGATGATCCGGTAGGGGCTGCGGTCCAGACGCTCGAAGTCGTGCACGACGATCGGGCCGTCGGCCATCCGCAGCGAGGAGAACAGCGGGCTGTCCGCGCGGAACGTGCCGTGCGCGGCGATGTGCGCCAGCGCGGCACCGTCCAGCTCCTGAAGCACCCGCGGCACCCGCGCCTCGTCGTCCTCCAGGACCGTCGCGCAGGCGTAGCGGCCGGCCAGTTCGGGCACCTCGGCGCCGCCCGTGGCCAGGCCCGGGCCGCGTACCAGCACATGACGGCCGTCCGGCGGCGGCGTGGTCTCCCGGGCCCGCAGCCAACTGCCCGCCGACGGCGACACGCTGAGCACCCGTTCCCGCAGCGACGGCAGCAGCGCCCATGGCACCCGGTGCAGCCGCCCCGGCGGCACGATCACCACCGGGTCGCCGCCCAGGTGCGCCGCGGCCGGTCCGAGCAGCAGCTCCTCCAGCCGCCGCCCCGCGGCCTCCACCACCGCAAGCCGCGCCTCGGCCCCGGGGTGCGCCAGCCGCCGCAGCCCCGCCTGTACGTGCTCGGCCTCGGTCTCCGCGTCGGCCAGCAACCCGGCCTCGAACCTGCGCACCCGCCCCTGCCCGCACAGCAGCACCTGCACCCGCCCGTCGAGCACGGCGAGTTCCACCAGCCGTACCTCGTCGCCCAGTCGCTCCAGCAGCCGGCCGACGTCGAAACGGTCGCCGTCCCCGGGGGCCTCGCCGCGCATGTGCAGCGTCCGGGAGCGGATCTGCCGCTCCAGGCGCCGCTGTTCACGCTCCAGTGCCGGAACCGGCCGGCCCTCCATCCGGGCGGCCTCCGCGCGGGAGGCGATCTCACGGAAGGCCGTCATGCCGCTGAGCAGCTCCGGGTCGGCGGGCGGCCGGGTCGGCGGGGTGGACAGCACGGTGGCACGCCAGCGCTCGCTCCACACCAGCAGCCGCCGCGGGCCGCCGGAGACCAGACTGGCCCGCCCGGCCAACGCGGCCAGCTCCGCGCCCTGTTCGGTCGCGCGGGCCCGCAGCTCCGAGGCGCCCAGCGTCATCCGGTGGTCGTCGAGCACGTCCAGGCCGCGTCGGCACGCCTCCAGGACGCCCCGGGTCGACCCCGCCGCTCGGGCCCGCAGCGCCTGCGCAGCCCAGCCCGTCATCCGCGCCAGCGGCGGGCCGTTCCGCCTGCTGCGGGCGGCGACGGCCAGATGCCGTTCCGCGTCCGCCGTCCAGCCCAGGCCCAGCGCGATCCGGCCCGCGAGCAGCGACGCCTCCGGCGCGGCCGGCGCGCCGAAGGCGGCCAGCTTCTCGGCCACCCGGGCGGCGTCGGCGACCAGCCGCCCCGAGCCGCGCCCGGCCGCGTGCCGCGCCTCGATCAGCACCAGCCGGGCGTGCGTCTCCCACCAAGTGCGCCGCTGCCCGGCGAACAGCCGTACCGCGAGGGCGGCCCGGGCGATCGCCGTGTGCGGGTCCCCGGCCAGCCGTGCGGCCCGCGCGGCGGCCAGCAGCAGCTCCGCCTTGCGCGTGGACTGCCCGCCGATCCCGTCCAGCCTCCCGATCGCCGCGTCCGCCTCGGCCAGCGCCTCGGGAGCCAGCCCGGCCGCCATCAGCACCTCACAGCGCCGGATGTTCAGCATGAACGTCGGCGTGCCCAGCCGGGCGTACCGCTCCTCCGCCTCGTCGAGCAGCCGCAGCGCCGCCGGCACGTCACCGGACCGGAACGCGGCGAGCCCCCGGCTCTCCACCGCGTCGGCCTTGTCGTGCTCCTGGCCCGTGGTGTCCCACAGCGCCTCGGCCGCCGTGAAGTCCGCCTCGGCCCGCTCCACCGCCCCCAGCGCCAGATGCACGGTCGCCCGCAGGGTCAGCGCCCGCGCCGTCCAGATCACGTCCTCCGCCTGGCGCAGCACGGGAATCGCCCGGCGTACGTCCTCCAGCGCCTGGCGATGGTGACCGAGCACCCACCACACGTACGCCCGCCGGTACAGCACCCGCGCCCGCGTGTGCCCGCCGCCCCGCGCGACCCCTCGCTCGAACGCCGCCAGGCCCTCCCGGGTGCGGCCCGCGTGCACCAGCGCCACGCCCAGGGTGGCCAGCACGTCCGCCTCCCGGTCGGCCGAATCCGCCCGCGCCGCGAACTCACGGGCCCGCCGCAGATGGTCCAGCGCGAGCCGCAGATCACCGAAGTCCCGCTGCCAGATGCCGATCACCTGATGCGCGACGGACGCGTGCAGCGAGGACGGGTCGGCGTCGAGCAGCGCCCGGGCCCTCGCGAGAGCCTCGCCCGGGTCGGCGAACACCATCGGCAGCAGTTCCTGCACCGAGTCGCTTCCCGCTGTCACGCCTCGGATGGTAGTGGCCCCGCAACCGCACCACACAGGGTTGGCGCTGTATCAAAAGACCGCCCGGCGGCTCTTGTCGACGAGTACCGACGACCGTTCGCCGCACCGACCGATGCCGTCGCCCAGTGGGAGGACCCGCATGGCACCTCAGCGATTCCACGAGCAGTTCGACCAGATCCAGCGCGCGATGCCGGACGTCCCCCTCGCGATGGGACCGGACGACTCGGCCGAGTTCATGTACGAGAAGGGCGTCGTCCTCGTCCGCGACGGCGAGGAGGCCCGGATCGTAGAGGACGCCGTACGGGCGCACTTCACGGCGGCACCCGACCTCGACCAGGACCAGGTCCGTCGGGCGGGCCCGCAGACCAACCGCAGCGGCGTCACCCGGATCCGGGTCGGCGACCCCGGCGAGGGGAGCCGGGGAGCGGACCGGGCCGTCGCGCAGGCACTGCGGGCCGTGCGCGAGCGCGAGGCCCGGGCTGGGCACCGGATCGTCGCCCGCAACCACGTGGTGCACATCGCGGTCAACGCCTGCCCCGGCGACGAACCCGTACCCGTCCCGGCGAGCGAGCCGCCCAACCCGGCGGCCGCGGACACCGCGTACGACCCGGACACCGCCGTCGGCGTCCTCGTCGTCGACACCGGCCTGACGCACGACTACCGCTCCTGCACGCTCCTCGCCCACACCGACGGCGACGCCCAGGTCCAGGAGTGCGACGAGCAGGGGATCCTCCAGCAGTACGTCGGGCACGGCACGTTCATCGCCGGGCTCGTCGCCGCCGTCGCGCCCAACACCGACATCACCGTGCGCGGCAGCCTCAACGACGCGGGCGCCGTCCTGGAGTCGGAGTTCGGCGAGAAGCTCTTCGAGGCCGTCGACGCCGGCGGCTGGCCCGACGTCCTCAGCCTCTCCGCCGGCACCTCCAACGGCCGCACCGACGGCCTGCTCGGCGTGGAGAACTTCATGCGGGAACTGCGCGAGCAGCGCACCCTGCTGGTCGCCGCCGCCGGCAACAACGCCAGCGCCACCCCCTTCTGGCCCGCCGCCTACGCCGACCTGCCCGGCTGGGAGGACTCCGTGCTGTCGGTCGGCGCGCTGCGCAGCGACGGCGAGTTCGGCGCCTGCTTCACCAACCACGGCCCGTGGGTGAAGGTCTACGCCCCCGGTGAGCGCCTCACCAGCGCCCTCACCGGCTTCGGGACGCCCGTCCCGTACATCTACCAGCACTCCACGTACGACGCCTGCCGCTACGGCTTCAATTACGGCTGCACCTGCCGGCACCCCCGCCACACCGGTGTGCTGAGCGACGAGAACGCCTGCGCCAAGCCGGACCAGGTGATGTTCGAGGGGTACGCGCAGTGGAGCGGCACCTCCTTCGCCACCCCCGTGACCGCGGGCCTGGTCGCCGCCCACATGACGGCGCACAAGGAGACCGACCCGCGCGCGGCCCGGCGGCAACTGCTCGCCGCCGGCACCGGGTTCGCGGAAGTGCGCGGGGCGCACGTACCCGCGCTGCACCCGCCCACCTGGCGCCCCGTCCCGGTCGTCCGTCACGCCCCCGGGCTGTGAGGGCCGGAACCGCCCCCTCCGCGGCGTACGATGACGTGCCGTACTCGAGGGGTGGGGCTGCCGTGGACCGTACTGATGCCGGCGCGCTCGTCCAGGCCGCCGCCGACGGCGACGCGGCGGCCTGGAAGGCGCTCGTGGAAGGGCTGAGCCCCCTGGTGTGGTCCGTGGTGCGGGCCCACCGGCTGTCCGACGCGGACGCCCACGAGGTCTACCAGACCGCCTGGTTCCGCTTCGCCCAGCACCTCGGGCGGATCCGGGAACCCGGCAAGGCGGGCGCCTGGCTGGCGAGCACCGCGCGCCACGAGTGCCTGAAGGTCATCCGGAGCTCGCAACGACTGACCCTGACGGACGATCCGCAGCTCCTGGACCGGGTCAGCGAGGAGGGCACGCCGGAACAGTCGCTGCTCGACTCCGAGGAGGCCGCCGCCCAGAGCGAACGGGTACGGCGGTTGTGGCAGGAGTTCGAGGAACTGGGCGAGCGGTGCCGGCAGTTGCTGCGGGTGCTGATGGCCACGCCGCCGCCCAGTTACCAGGACGTGTCCGCCGCGCTCGGGATCGCGGTGGGCAGCATCGGGCCGCTGCGCCAGCGCTGTCTGCGGCGCCTGCGGGCCCGGCTCGAAGCGCGGGGGGCGATATGAGCGACATGAGCGATGGCATGAACGACGACGTGTTCGACGAGGACGCCTGGGACGACCAGGAGTTCGACGCCGGGCTGCTGGAGGAGGAGCTCCGGCAGGCCGCCGCCGTCCTGGACCCCGTGCCGGCGGAGCTCCAGCAGATCGCCGTCGACGCCTACGCGTTGCACGACCTGGACGCCCGCGTCGCGGAGCTCACCTTCGACTCGCTGGTCGACGCCCTCCCGGTCCGGGGAGCCGGCGACGCGCCCCGGATGCTGACCTTCCGGGCGGGCGAGGTGACCGTCGACGTCGAGGTCACCGCACACGGGCTGATGGGCCAGGTGCTGCCGCCGCAGCCGGCCCGGATCGAGGTCCTGGGCGGACCGCGCCCCGGCTCCTCGCTCACGGCCGACGACCTGGGCCGCTTCACCGCCGACGCACCGCCGCCGGGCCCGTTCGCCCTGCGGCTGCGGACCGGCGGGGACGTGGTGGTGACGGAGTGGCTGCGGGCGTAGGCCCCAGGACTCAACAGGCGCAGGGCAGCGTCCTCGGTCCCCGGATCATCCTCTTCCACCGCCAGGCCACCTGGTCGGCGGGGACGGCGAGCCGTAGCCCGGGCAGTCTGTCCAGCAGGGTCTCGACGAGGAGCTCCGTCCGGAGAGGCTGCTTTCGGCCCGGTCGGCGGCCTCGGCCCCGCCCGACGTGGAGATGATCTGCCGGGTCCAGCAGCGCACGCCTACGGTGAAGGAGCCGGCGACGGCCTTGCACAGCCGGTTGTGGTCGGGCTGGCCGGCGAAGGCGAGAGAGCCGGGCGGCGGCTCATGGGCGGGCCATCCGCGTCACTTGACGCCCGGTCACCTCCGCGCGGCTGAACCGCGGATCGTTGGTGCTCGGCTTCACCTCGTCGTGGCGGGTGGCCAGCCACGCCCGTCCCTCACCGTGCGGCAGCCGGATCCGGGTCGGCGGCCCCTCGCGCAGCAGCTCCGCGAGGACCGGGTCGAACCGTGGTCTCCTCCCGTTATGCCCCAGCCGGTGACGGTCAGCCGGACACGGCGTCGACCAGGCGGGCCAGCGCGGCGGCGAGCCGCTCGAGGCCGGGGCCGGCAAGGCCGCCCGGCTCGGTCATGTAGGTGTCCCGGCGGATCTCCACCATGAGCGCCTCGACCCGCGGGTCGGTCCCGTAGAACTCCAGCGGCACGTACGCCCCGCTGAACGGGCTGTCGAGCTCCGTCTCCCCGAACGCCTGCCGCGCGGCGTCCAGCAACCCGGGAGAGGTGTGGAAGGAGTCGGTGCCGAGACACACCGGCGGCCTGGCCCCCTCGCCGTGCAGCTCGTAAGGCAGCCGGGCGCGGGGATAGGAGTGCACGTCGATGATCACGGCCCGCCCGGTGGCCGCCAGCCGGTCCGCCACGGCCTGCGTCATCGCCCGCGCGTACGGCAGGAAGTACCGCTGGACGAGCGGCCCGGCTTCGACGTCGCCGGAGCGCAGCACGGCGCCGTGCGTGGTCCGGGTGTAGACCGCGCCCATTCCGACGGCCCGCATCTCCTCCCGTTCGTCGGGGAAGCGCTCCGGGTCGATGACCAGCCGCGACAGCCGGTTGACGAACCGCCACGGGACGACGCCGGCCGCCCCGGCCGCCGCCTCGGCGATCTCCGCCGTGTGCGCGTCCGTGATGTGGTCCAGCTCCCGCGCGAGCTCGTCGTCGCCCAGCACGATGTCCGCCCGCACCGAGGGCGGTATCTCCCGCGCCGAGTGCGGGACATGCAGGATCACGGGGGAGTGCCCGGCGCCGGGCAGGACGTCGAAGGACCGGGGGTCGTCGGTCACGCGGCGGCTCCACGGGCGTTGTCAGGGACGGTGTCAGGGGGCTTGGCTCGAAAGCCCCGCCTCTTCGAACATAACTCCGCCCCGGCCGGGCGGTGCGCCGGCCGGGGCGGAGCGGAGGGACCGATGGGGCCCGGGGCGTCAGCTCAGGGACGCCAGCGCCTCGTTCCACGTGGCGGACGGGCGCATGACCTCGGCGGCCTTCGCCGGGTCGGGCTGGTAGTAGCCGCCGATGTCGGCCGGCTTGCCCTGGACGGCGTTCAGCTCGTCGACGATCTTCTGCTCGTTGGCGGCCAGCGTCTCGGCGATCGGTCCGAAGGCCTTCGCCAGGTCCGCGTCGTCGGTCTGCCGGGCCAGCTCCTGCGCCCAGTACAGGGACAGGTAGAAGTGGCTGCCGCGGTTGTCGATGCCGCCGACGCGCCGGGTCGGGGACTTGTCCTCGTTGAGGAAGGTCGCCGTGGCGCGGTCGAGGGTGTCGGCCAGGACCTGGGCGCGGGCGTTGCCCGTCACCTTGGCGAACTGCTCGAGGGACGGCACCAGGGCGAAGAACTCACCCAGGGAGTCCCAGCGCAGGTAGTTCTCCTTGACCAGCTGCTGCACGTGCTTCGGCGCCGAGCCGCCCGCACCGGTCTCGAAGAGGCCGCCGCCCGCCATCAGCGGGACGACCGACAGCATCTTGGCGCTGGTGCCCAGCTCCAGGATCGGGAACAGGTCGGTCAGGTAGTCGCGCAGCACGTTGCCGGTGACGGAGATGGTGTTCTCGCCGCGGCGGATGCGCTCCACCGACAGCTTCGTGGCCTCGACCGGGTTCAGGATCCGGATGTCCAGGCCCTCGGTGTCGTGCACCGGCAGGTACTGCTTGACCTTGGCGATCAGGTTGGCGTCGTGCGCGCGGGTCTCGTCCAGCCAGAACACCGCCGGGTCGCCGGTGGCGCGGGCGCGGGTGACGGCCAGCTTCACCCAGTCCTTGATCGGCGCGTCCTTGGTCTGGCAGGCGCGGAAGATGTCACCGGCCGAGACGGTCTGCTCGATGAGCGCGGTGCCGTTTTCGTCGACCAGGCGGACCGTGCCCGTGGTGGCGATCTCGAAGGTCTTGTCGTGGCTGCCGTACTCCTCGGCCTTCTGCGCCATGAGGCCGACGTTCGGCACCGTGCCCATGGTGGACGGGTCGAAGGCGCCGTTGGCCTTGCAGTCCTCGATCACGGCCTGGTAGACGCCCGCGTAGGAGGAGTCCGGGATGACCGCCAGCGCGTCGTGCTCCTGCCCGTCCGGGCCCCACATGTGGCCGGAGCTGCGGATCATCGCCGGCATCGAGGCGTCGATGATGACGTCGGAGGGCACGTGCAGGTTGCTGATGCCCTTGTCGGAGTCGACCATCGCCAGCTCCGGGCCCTCGGCGAGCTCGGCGTCGAAGGAGGCCTTGATCTCGGCGCCCTCGGGCAGGGCGTCCAGGCCCTTGTAGATGCCGCCCAGACCGTCGTTCGGGGTCAGGCCGGCCGCGGCGAGCTTGTCGCCGTACTTCGCGAACGTCTTCGGGAAGAAGGCGCGCACCACGTGGCCGAAGACGATCGGGTCGGAGACCTTCATCATCGTCGCCTTCAGGTGCACCGAGAACAGCACGCCCTCGGCCTTGGCCTTGGCGACCTGCGCGGTCAGGAACTCGCGCAGCGCGGCGACCCGCATCACGGAGGCGTCGACGACCTCGCCCTTGCGGACGGGTACGGACTCGCGCAGCACGGTGGTGGTGCCGTCGTCGCCGACGAGCTCGATGCGCAGCGCGCCGTCCTCGGCGATCACCACGGACTTCTCGGTGGAGCGGAAGTCGTTCTGGCCCATGGTCGCCACGTCCGTCTTGGACTCGGCGGACCAGGCGCCCATGCGGTGCGGGTGGGACTTGGCGTAGTTCTTGACCGACGCGGGGGCGCGGCGGTCCGAGTTGCCCTCACGCAGGACCGGGTTCACGGCGGAGCCCTTGACCTTGTCGTAGCGGGCGCGGATCTCGCGCTCCTCGTCGGTCTTCGGGTCGTCCGGGTAGTCCGGCAGCGCGTAGCCCTGGCCCTGGAGCTCGGCGATCGCGGCCTTGAGCTGGGGGATCGACGCCGAGATGTTCGGCAGCTTGATGATGTTGGCGGCGGGCGTCTTGGCGAGCTCGCCGAGCTCAGCGAGCGCGTCCGGGATGCGCTGGTCCTCGGTCAGGTACTCCGGGAACAGGGCGATGATGCGCCCCGCCAGCGAGATGTCGCGGGTCTCGACGGCGACACCCGCCTGCGAGGCGTACGCCTGGACCACCGGCAGGAAGGAATACGTTGCCAGGGCCGGGGCCTCGTCAGTGTGCGTATAGATGATGGTCGAGTCAGTCACCGGGTGCTCCGCTCCACGTCTGCAACATTGCTCGACATCAAGATATCTCGTGATCGACCTCGTCTCGACAGGGGTCCGCGCCCAGTTTCGGTGACCGGGACCCGGGAGCCGTCCGGGCGAAAGCGGACGAGGGGACATCGCAGTGGAGTGACGGCCCGGGCGGCCGCGCTCACCGGCACGGTCGCGGCTCTGACCGGCCGCGCCGCGGGGCTCCGGAAGACCGGACGCGTCCCCCCGGGGCCCCGAGAGCAGGTGGCCGAGAAGCTGCGGATCACCTCGGCGCGTACGCTCCCCGCGAATGCCCGGGCCACGCGCCCGGCGAACCGCGGGGACTCGCCGGCGGCGGCTCGGCCGCACCGGGCGGCTTGACCGGCGACCGGACCGCGGACACGTACCGCTCACGCTCGCCGCTCTCCGATCGCCACCGAGGTGGTGCAGATCACGGTCGGCGGCTACGGGCACCCGCGGCTGTACGGGACGAGGACGCCGTACAGCCGGTGGGACGGGCACCGCTACGAGAACCGGCCTCAGTCGAGCCGGGCGGAGGTCATGTCGCCCGGCTCGGTCTCGCCGGTCCGCTGCTGGGGGATGACGACCCCGCCCTGCTGGAGCGCCACCGTCCGGGCCGGGGCGGGGATGCGGATGCCCTCCGCGCGGTAGCGCTTGTGCAGCCGCTTGATGAACTCGTGCTTGATCCGGTACTGGTCGCTGAACTCGCCGACGCCCAGGATGACCGTGAAGCCGATGCGGGAGTCGCCGAAGGTGTGGAAGCGGATGATCGGCTCGTGGTCCGGCACGGCGCCCTCGACCTCGGTCATCGTCTCGGCGATGACCTCGTTGGTCACCCGCTCCACGTGCTCCAGGTCGCTGTCGTAGGCCACCCCGACCTGGACCAGGATGGTCAGCTGCTCCTCCGGCCGCATGAAGTTGGTCATGTTGGCCATGGCGAGCTGGCCGTTGGGGATCACGACGAGGTTGTTGGACAGGTTGCGGACCGTCGTCTGCC
The genomic region above belongs to Streptomyces coeruleorubidus and contains:
- a CDS encoding S8/S53 family peptidase yields the protein MAPQRFHEQFDQIQRAMPDVPLAMGPDDSAEFMYEKGVVLVRDGEEARIVEDAVRAHFTAAPDLDQDQVRRAGPQTNRSGVTRIRVGDPGEGSRGADRAVAQALRAVREREARAGHRIVARNHVVHIAVNACPGDEPVPVPASEPPNPAAADTAYDPDTAVGVLVVDTGLTHDYRSCTLLAHTDGDAQVQECDEQGILQQYVGHGTFIAGLVAAVAPNTDITVRGSLNDAGAVLESEFGEKLFEAVDAGGWPDVLSLSAGTSNGRTDGLLGVENFMRELREQRTLLVAAAGNNASATPFWPAAYADLPGWEDSVLSVGALRSDGEFGACFTNHGPWVKVYAPGERLTSALTGFGTPVPYIYQHSTYDACRYGFNYGCTCRHPRHTGVLSDENACAKPDQVMFEGYAQWSGTSFATPVTAGLVAAHMTAHKETDPRAARRQLLAAGTGFAEVRGAHVPALHPPTWRPVPVVRHAPGL
- a CDS encoding RNA polymerase sigma factor produces the protein MDRTDAGALVQAAADGDAAAWKALVEGLSPLVWSVVRAHRLSDADAHEVYQTAWFRFAQHLGRIREPGKAGAWLASTARHECLKVIRSSQRLTLTDDPQLLDRVSEEGTPEQSLLDSEEAAAQSERVRRLWQEFEELGERCRQLLRVLMATPPPSYQDVSAALGIAVGSIGPLRQRCLRRLRARLEARGAI
- a CDS encoding N-formylglutamate amidohydrolase, translated to MTDDPRSFDVLPGAGHSPVILHVPHSAREIPPSVRADIVLGDDELARELDHITDAHTAEIAEAAAGAAGVVPWRFVNRLSRLVIDPERFPDEREEMRAVGMGAVYTRTTHGAVLRSGDVEAGPLVQRYFLPYARAMTQAVADRLAATGRAVIIDVHSYPRARLPYELHGEGARPPVCLGTDSFHTSPGLLDAARQAFGETELDSPFSGAYVPLEFYGTDPRVEALMVEIRRDTYMTEPGGLAGPGLERLAAALARLVDAVSG
- a CDS encoding NADP-dependent isocitrate dehydrogenase, with product MTDSTIIYTHTDEAPALATYSFLPVVQAYASQAGVAVETRDISLAGRIIALFPEYLTEDQRIPDALAELGELAKTPAANIIKLPNISASIPQLKAAIAELQGQGYALPDYPDDPKTDEEREIRARYDKVKGSAVNPVLREGNSDRRAPASVKNYAKSHPHRMGAWSAESKTDVATMGQNDFRSTEKSVVIAEDGALRIELVGDDGTTTVLRESVPVRKGEVVDASVMRVAALREFLTAQVAKAKAEGVLFSVHLKATMMKVSDPIVFGHVVRAFFPKTFAKYGDKLAAAGLTPNDGLGGIYKGLDALPEGAEIKASFDAELAEGPELAMVDSDKGISNLHVPSDVIIDASMPAMIRSSGHMWGPDGQEHDALAVIPDSSYAGVYQAVIEDCKANGAFDPSTMGTVPNVGLMAQKAEEYGSHDKTFEIATTGTVRLVDENGTALIEQTVSAGDIFRACQTKDAPIKDWVKLAVTRARATGDPAVFWLDETRAHDANLIAKVKQYLPVHDTEGLDIRILNPVEATKLSVERIRRGENTISVTGNVLRDYLTDLFPILELGTSAKMLSVVPLMAGGGLFETGAGGSAPKHVQQLVKENYLRWDSLGEFFALVPSLEQFAKVTGNARAQVLADTLDRATATFLNEDKSPTRRVGGIDNRGSHFYLSLYWAQELARQTDDADLAKAFGPIAETLAANEQKIVDELNAVQGKPADIGGYYQPDPAKAAEVMRPSATWNEALASLS